The Mammaliicoccus sciuri genome window below encodes:
- the rpoB gene encoding DNA-directed RNA polymerase subunit beta, whose translation MTGQLIQYGRHRVRRSYARISEILELPNLIEIQTKSYEWFLKEGLLEMFRDISPIDDFTGNLSLEFVDYRLGEPKYDLEESKNRDATYAAPLRVKVRLINKETGEVKDQEVFMGDFPLMTDTGTFVINGAERVIVSQLVRSPSVYFNEKVDKNGKVSFGTTVIPNRGAWLEYETDAKDVPYVRIDRTRKLPITVLIRALGFSSDQEIIDLLGDNEYLRNALDKDNTETTDQALLEIYERLRPGEPPTVENAKSLLYSRFFDPKRYDLAAVGRYKMNKKLHLKHRLFNQTLAEPIVDVETGEIAAEEGTILDRRNLDKIIDVLESNANIHVYELNSGVLDEPVEVQTVKIYIPGDEEKRTTTVIGNAFPDEAVKCITPADIISSLSYFFNLLHGVGYTDDIDHLGNRRLRSVGELLQNQFRIGLSRMERVVRERMSIQDTDSITPQQLINIRPVIASIKEFFGSSQLSQFMDQANPLAELTHKRRLSALGPGGLTRERAGMEVRDVHYSHYGRMCPIETPEGPNIGLINSLSSYARVNEFGFIETPYRKVNIETNQVTDRIDYLTADEEDSYVVAQANSVLDETGKFVDDEVLCRFRGDNTTKPKERMDYMDVSPKQVVSAATACIPFLENDDSNRALMGANMQRQAVPLMNPEAPFVGTGMEHVTARDSGAAVVAKYKGRVEHVEAKEILVRRIVEENGKEIETELDRYPLSKFKRSNSGTCYNQRPIIASGDIVSKGEILADGPSMELGEMALGRNVVVGFMTWDGYNYEDAVIMSERLVKDDVYTSIHVEEYESEARDTKLGPEEITRDIPNVSDNALKNLDDRGIVYVGAEVKDGDILVGKVTPKGVTELTAEERLLHAIFGEKAREVRDTSLRVPHGAGGIVLDVKVFNREEGDDSLSPGVNQLVRVYIVQKRKIHVGDKMCGRHGNKGVISRILPEEDMPYLPDGTPIDIMLNPLGVPSRMNIGQVLELHLGMAAKNLGIHVASPVFDGANDADVWSTIEEAGIARDGKTVLYDGRTGEPFDNRVSVGVMYMLKLAHMVDDKLHARSTGPYSLVTQQPLGGKAQFGGQRFGEMEVWALEAYGAAYTLQEILTYKSDDTVGRVKTYESIVKGENIPKPGVPESFRVLMKELQSLGLDVKVMDEHDNEIEMRDLEDEDMMDKKVDLGVSQDASIEGQQVTD comes from the coding sequence TTGACAGGTCAACTTATCCAGTATGGAAGACATCGTGTTCGTAGAAGTTATGCGAGAATTTCCGAGATTTTAGAACTACCTAACTTAATAGAGATTCAAACGAAATCATATGAATGGTTTCTAAAAGAAGGTTTACTAGAAATGTTCCGCGACATTTCTCCAATTGATGATTTTACAGGTAACCTTTCTTTAGAGTTCGTAGATTACCGTCTAGGTGAACCAAAGTATGATTTAGAAGAATCTAAAAACCGTGATGCAACATATGCAGCACCATTACGCGTTAAAGTCCGTTTAATTAACAAAGAAACAGGCGAAGTGAAAGATCAAGAAGTATTCATGGGTGATTTCCCATTAATGACTGACACTGGTACTTTTGTAATTAACGGTGCAGAACGTGTTATTGTATCTCAACTTGTACGTTCACCATCCGTTTACTTCAACGAAAAAGTTGATAAAAACGGTAAAGTGAGTTTTGGAACTACTGTAATTCCTAACCGTGGTGCATGGTTAGAGTATGAAACAGATGCTAAAGATGTTCCTTACGTAAGAATAGACAGAACACGTAAATTACCAATTACAGTATTAATCCGTGCTTTAGGATTCTCATCAGATCAAGAAATCATTGATTTACTTGGTGATAATGAGTATTTAAGAAATGCATTAGACAAAGATAATACTGAAACAACAGACCAAGCATTGCTTGAAATTTATGAGCGTTTACGTCCGGGAGAACCACCAACAGTAGAGAACGCTAAAAGTCTATTATATTCACGTTTCTTTGACCCAAAACGTTATGATTTAGCGGCAGTAGGTCGTTACAAAATGAATAAAAAATTACATCTTAAACATCGTTTATTCAACCAAACTTTAGCTGAGCCTATCGTTGACGTTGAAACAGGTGAAATTGCGGCTGAAGAAGGTACTATTTTAGACCGTCGTAATTTAGATAAAATCATCGATGTTTTAGAATCAAACGCTAATATTCATGTTTATGAGCTTAATAGTGGTGTCTTAGATGAGCCAGTAGAAGTTCAAACAGTTAAAATTTATATTCCTGGTGATGAAGAAAAACGTACGACAACAGTGATTGGTAATGCATTCCCTGATGAAGCAGTGAAATGTATTACTCCAGCAGATATTATTTCTTCACTATCATATTTCTTTAACTTGTTACATGGTGTAGGTTACACAGATGACATCGACCATTTAGGTAATCGTCGTCTACGTTCAGTAGGAGAATTACTACAGAACCAATTCAGAATTGGTTTATCACGTATGGAACGTGTTGTACGTGAACGTATGTCAATTCAAGACACTGATTCAATCACACCTCAACAATTAATCAATATTCGTCCAGTAATTGCATCTATTAAAGAATTCTTTGGTAGCTCTCAATTATCTCAATTCATGGACCAAGCAAACCCATTAGCAGAGTTGACGCATAAACGTCGTCTATCAGCATTAGGACCGGGTGGTTTAACTCGTGAGCGTGCTGGTATGGAAGTACGTGACGTTCACTACTCTCACTATGGTCGTATGTGTCCAATTGAAACGCCTGAGGGACCAAACATTGGTTTAATCAACTCATTATCAAGTTATGCAAGAGTTAATGAATTTGGTTTCATTGAAACACCTTATCGTAAGGTAAACATCGAAACAAACCAAGTTACTGACAGAATCGACTACTTAACAGCTGACGAAGAAGACAGCTATGTAGTTGCGCAAGCAAACTCTGTACTTGATGAAACAGGTAAATTCGTAGATGACGAAGTACTTTGTCGTTTCCGTGGGGACAACACTACGAAACCTAAAGAACGTATGGACTACATGGATGTATCTCCTAAACAAGTTGTTTCTGCAGCGACAGCATGTATTCCGTTCTTAGAAAACGATGACTCTAACCGTGCGCTTATGGGTGCGAACATGCAACGTCAAGCGGTACCTTTAATGAACCCAGAAGCACCATTTGTTGGTACTGGTATGGAACACGTAACTGCACGTGATTCAGGTGCAGCAGTAGTTGCTAAGTATAAAGGTAGAGTTGAGCACGTAGAAGCAAAAGAAATCCTTGTTAGACGTATTGTTGAAGAAAATGGTAAAGAGATCGAAACAGAATTAGATCGTTACCCATTATCTAAGTTCAAACGTAGTAACTCAGGTACTTGTTACAACCAACGTCCAATCATTGCGAGCGGAGATATTGTTTCTAAAGGTGAAATTTTAGCTGATGGTCCTTCGATGGAACTTGGTGAAATGGCACTTGGACGTAACGTAGTCGTTGGTTTCATGACTTGGGACGGTTATAACTATGAGGATGCTGTAATCATGAGTGAACGTCTTGTTAAAGATGATGTTTATACTTCAATTCACGTTGAAGAATATGAATCAGAAGCTCGTGACACTAAACTAGGACCTGAAGAAATCACACGTGATATTCCTAACGTTTCTGACAATGCGCTTAAGAACTTAGATGATCGTGGTATCGTTTATGTTGGTGCTGAAGTTAAAGACGGAGATATCCTAGTTGGTAAAGTAACGCCTAAAGGTGTAACTGAATTAACAGCTGAAGAAAGATTATTACATGCAATCTTTGGTGAAAAAGCTCGTGAAGTTCGTGATACATCATTACGTGTACCTCACGGTGCAGGTGGTATTGTATTAGATGTTAAAGTATTTAACAGAGAAGAAGGCGATGATTCATTATCTCCAGGTGTAAACCAATTAGTACGTGTATACATCGTTCAAAAACGTAAAATACATGTCGGAGATAAAATGTGTGGTCGTCACGGTAACAAAGGTGTTATCTCACGTATCTTACCTGAAGAAGATATGCCTTACTTACCAGATGGAACACCAATTGACATCATGTTAAACCCATTAGGTGTACCTTCTCGTATGAATATCGGACAAGTATTAGAACTTCATCTTGGAATGGCAGCTAAGAATTTAGGTATTCATGTTGCTTCACCAGTATTTGATGGTGCAAACGATGCTGATGTTTGGTCAACTATTGAAGAAGCAGGTATAGCTCGTGATGGTAAAACTGTACTATACGATGGTCGTACTGGTGAACCGTTTGATAACCGTGTATCTGTAGGTGTAATGTACATGCTTAAACTTGCACACATGGTAGACGATAAATTACATGCGCGTTCTACTGGACCATACTCACTTGTTACACAGCAACCACTTGGCGGTAAAGCTCAATTTGGTGGACAACGTTTCGGTGAGATGGAAGTATGGGCACTTGAAGCTTACGGTGCAGCATATACTTTACAAGAGATTTTAACTTATAAATCTGATGACACAGTAGGTCGTGTTAAAACTTACGAATCTATCGTAAAAGGAGAAAACATCCCTAAACCGGGTGTTCCTGAATCATTCCGCGTATTAATGAAAGAGTTACAAAGTTTAGGTCTAGACGTTAAAGTTATGGATGAACACGATAACGAAATCGAAATGCGTGATTTAGAAGATGAAGATATGATGGACAAGAAAGTTGATTTAGGTGTTTCACAAGATGCATCAATAGAAGGGCAACAAGTAACTGACTAA
- a CDS encoding class I SAM-dependent methyltransferase translates to MSHYFDNDPNVKSERESFDYFYRDNKLSLQTDHGVFSKGKIDFGSDLLVTTFLNANPPGPKKKILDVGCGYGPIGLMCAKVLSHSEVTMVDVNERALDLAKDNQRSNNIQNAQLKVSNCLDDVLDLEFDFVLTNPPIRAGKEIVHKILEQSIEVLSNGGQLLVVIQKKQGMPSAKKKMQDIFGNAEIIEKSKGYHILKSVKA, encoded by the coding sequence ATGAGTCATTATTTTGATAACGATCCAAACGTGAAGTCGGAACGAGAAAGTTTCGATTATTTTTATCGCGATAACAAACTCTCTCTTCAGACAGATCATGGTGTTTTCTCAAAAGGGAAAATAGACTTTGGGTCTGATTTACTCGTAACAACTTTCTTAAATGCAAATCCCCCTGGTCCTAAAAAGAAAATATTGGATGTGGGCTGTGGTTATGGTCCAATAGGTTTAATGTGTGCGAAAGTACTTTCGCATAGTGAAGTGACTATGGTAGATGTGAACGAACGCGCATTGGATTTGGCAAAAGATAATCAACGATCTAACAACATTCAAAATGCTCAGTTGAAAGTAAGTAACTGTTTAGATGATGTATTAGATTTAGAATTTGATTTTGTATTAACAAACCCTCCAATTAGAGCAGGGAAGGAAATTGTTCATAAAATTCTTGAGCAAAGCATCGAAGTATTATCGAATGGTGGACAGCTTTTAGTTGTTATTCAGAAGAAGCAAGGTATGCCTTCTGCAAAGAAAAAAATGCAAGATATTTTTGGTAATGCAGAAATAATCGAAAAAAGCAAGGGTTATCACATTTTAAAAAGTGTAAAAGCTTGA
- the rplL gene encoding 50S ribosomal protein L7/L12, which yields MSNEKIIEAIKEMSVLELNDLVKAIEEEFGVTAAAPVAAAGAAGGDAAAEKTEFDVELTSAGDSKIKVVKAVKEATGLGLKEAKEIVDNAPKVVKEGLSKEDAEALKEKLEEVGASVELK from the coding sequence ATGTCTAATGAAAAAATTATTGAAGCAATTAAAGAAATGTCAGTATTAGAATTAAATGACTTAGTAAAAGCTATCGAAGAAGAATTTGGTGTAACAGCAGCAGCTCCTGTAGCAGCAGCTGGCGCAGCTGGTGGAGATGCAGCAGCTGAAAAAACTGAATTCGACGTTGAATTAACTTCAGCTGGAGATTCAAAAATTAAAGTTGTTAAAGCGGTTAAAGAAGCAACTGGCTTAGGCTTAAAAGAAGCTAAAGAAATCGTAGACAACGCTCCTAAAGTTGTTAAAGAAGGTTTATCTAAAGAAGACGCTGAAGCTTTAAAAGAAAAATTAGAAGAAGTTGGCGCATCTGTAGAATTAAAATAA
- the rplJ gene encoding 50S ribosomal protein L10 produces MSNSKIVEAKQQKVDLITEQLKNSVSTIIVDYRGLTVAQVTELRKQLREAGIEYKVYKNTLVRRAAEAAGIEGLEETLTGPNAIAFSNEEVVEPAKILADFAKENEALEIKAGVIEGQVVSAEKVNTIGSLPSKDGLVSMLLSVLQAPVRNFAYAVKAVGEQKEESAE; encoded by the coding sequence ATGTCTAATTCAAAAATCGTTGAAGCTAAACAACAAAAAGTTGATTTAATTACCGAACAACTTAAAAATTCTGTTTCAACAATTATTGTTGACTACCGTGGTTTAACAGTTGCGCAAGTTACTGAATTACGTAAACAATTACGTGAAGCAGGTATCGAATATAAAGTTTACAAAAACACTTTAGTTCGTCGTGCTGCTGAAGCTGCTGGTATCGAAGGTTTAGAAGAAACATTAACTGGTCCTAACGCAATTGCTTTTTCAAACGAAGAAGTTGTTGAACCAGCTAAAATTCTTGCTGACTTCGCTAAAGAAAACGAAGCGTTAGAAATCAAAGCAGGTGTTATCGAAGGACAAGTTGTATCTGCAGAAAAAGTTAACACTATCGGTTCATTACCATCAAAAGACGGTCTTGTATCAATGTTACTATCTGTATTACAAGCTCCAGTTCGTAACTTTGCTTATGCAGTTAAAGCTGTTGGAGAACAAAAAGAAGAAAGTGCTGAATAA
- the rplA gene encoding 50S ribosomal protein L1 has product MAKKGKKYQEAVAKIDRTATYAVEEAIKLAKETSTVNFDASVEVAFRLGIDTRKNDQQIRGAVVLPHGTGKTQRVLVFAKGDKIKEAEEAEADYVGEEYINKINQGWFDFDVIVATPDMMGEVGKLGRVLGPKGLMPNPKAGTVTMDIKKAVEEIKAGKVEYRAEKSGIVHASIGKVSFDEQQLVDNFKTIQDTLTKAKPASSKGTYFKSVAVTTTMGPGIKVDTSSFKL; this is encoded by the coding sequence ATGGCTAAAAAAGGTAAAAAGTATCAAGAAGCAGTTGCTAAAATCGATCGTACTGCAACATACGCTGTTGAAGAAGCGATTAAATTAGCAAAAGAAACAAGTACTGTTAACTTTGATGCATCTGTAGAAGTTGCATTTCGTTTAGGCATTGATACACGTAAGAATGACCAACAAATCCGTGGTGCTGTAGTATTACCACACGGTACTGGTAAAACACAACGTGTATTAGTATTCGCTAAAGGCGATAAAATCAAAGAAGCAGAAGAAGCTGAAGCAGATTATGTAGGTGAAGAATACATTAACAAAATCAACCAAGGTTGGTTCGACTTTGATGTAATCGTTGCAACACCTGACATGATGGGTGAAGTTGGTAAACTTGGTCGTGTATTAGGACCTAAAGGTTTAATGCCAAACCCTAAAGCTGGTACAGTAACAATGGATATCAAAAAAGCAGTAGAAGAAATTAAAGCAGGTAAAGTAGAATACCGTGCTGAAAAATCTGGTATTGTTCATGCATCTATTGGTAAAGTATCATTTGACGAGCAACAATTAGTTGATAACTTCAAAACAATTCAAGATACATTAACTAAAGCTAAACCAGCATCATCTAAAGGTACTTATTTCAAATCTGTTGCTGTTACAACAACAATGGGTCCTGGTATCAAAGTTGATACTTCAAGCTTTAAATTATAA
- the rplK gene encoding 50S ribosomal protein L11 has product MAKKVVKVVKLQIPAGKANPAPPVGPALGQAGVNIMGFCKEFNARTQEQAGLIIPVEITVFEDRSFTFITKTPPAAVLLKKAAKVEKGSGEPNKTKVATVTQDQVREIANTKMPDLNAASEEAAMRIVEGTARSMGIVVE; this is encoded by the coding sequence GTGGCTAAAAAAGTAGTTAAAGTTGTTAAATTGCAAATTCCTGCAGGTAAAGCAAACCCAGCACCACCAGTTGGTCCTGCATTAGGTCAAGCCGGTGTGAATATTATGGGATTCTGTAAAGAATTCAACGCTCGTACACAAGAGCAAGCAGGTTTAATCATTCCAGTTGAAATTACAGTATTTGAAGATCGTTCATTTACTTTCATCACTAAGACACCACCTGCAGCAGTATTACTTAAAAAAGCAGCTAAAGTAGAAAAAGGTTCTGGTGAACCTAACAAAACTAAAGTTGCTACAGTAACTCAAGACCAAGTACGTGAAATTGCTAACACTAAAATGCCTGACTTAAACGCGGCATCTGAAGAAGCAGCTATGCGTATCGTTGAAGGTACTGCACGCAGCATGGGTATTGTCGTAGAATAA
- the nusG gene encoding transcription termination/antitermination protein NusG yields MSEEIGAKRWYAVHTYSGYENKVKTNLEKRVDTMNMQEQIFRVVIPEEEETSIKDGKAKTQIKKTFPGYVLVELIMTDESWYVVRNTPGVTGFVGSAGAGSKPNPLLPEEAKFILKQMGMVEKTVDVEVELGEQVRVTSGPFSNQVGEIKEIDVEKYKLTVLVDMFGRETPVEVEFDQIEKL; encoded by the coding sequence ATGTCAGAAGAGATAGGCGCTAAACGATGGTATGCAGTGCACACTTATTCAGGTTATGAAAATAAAGTCAAAACAAACCTAGAAAAGCGTGTTGATACAATGAACATGCAAGAACAAATTTTTAGAGTTGTGATTCCTGAAGAGGAAGAAACATCTATTAAAGATGGTAAAGCGAAGACACAAATCAAGAAGACTTTCCCTGGATACGTATTAGTTGAGTTAATTATGACTGATGAATCATGGTATGTCGTAAGAAATACACCTGGCGTTACAGGTTTCGTTGGTTCTGCTGGTGCAGGATCTAAACCAAATCCATTATTACCTGAGGAAGCGAAATTCATCCTTAAACAAATGGGTATGGTAGAAAAAACTGTCGATGTAGAAGTTGAATTAGGTGAACAAGTTCGCGTAACAAGCGGACCATTTAGTAACCAAGTTGGTGAAATCAAAGAAATCGATGTTGAGAAGTATAAATTAACAGTACTTGTTGACATGTTTGGTAGAGAAACACCAGTCGAAGTTGAATTCGATCAAATTGAAAAGTTGTAA
- the secE gene encoding preprotein translocase subunit SecE has translation MAKKENFFQGVKSEMQKTSWPTGKELVKYTTIVVCTVIFFLIFFYALDLGITELINLIR, from the coding sequence ATGGCTAAAAAAGAAAACTTCTTTCAAGGCGTAAAATCAGAAATGCAGAAAACAAGTTGGCCAACTGGCAAAGAACTTGTTAAATATACAACAATAGTAGTGTGTACAGTAATCTTTTTCTTAATCTTTTTCTATGCATTAGATTTAGGAATTACAGAATTAATTAATTTGATTAGATAG
- a CDS encoding sigma-70 family RNA polymerase sigma factor has protein sequence MNDMNTDKQLLKWIADIQRGNKEAFNQLLNVFESDIQKRVSTLRLPYNDKEDIAQIIRYKLYKQALTFDCDKQESFIHCVNVIIKNAKIDYIRKVKSTKYQILKDSLSIDETKSDSVNLIECLRDGHGQDFENQMLTECSLSYLMDSNKLSPIETDILKLTAQGKTKKEISNELDVPVKHIYNAQYRLKKKLNKAEITSALFDN, from the coding sequence ATGAATGACATGAATACAGACAAGCAGTTGTTAAAATGGATTGCTGACATTCAGCGTGGTAACAAAGAAGCGTTTAATCAACTATTAAATGTTTTCGAAAGTGACATTCAGAAGCGGGTAAGCACATTGAGACTACCTTATAATGATAAAGAGGACATCGCACAAATTATAAGATATAAGTTGTATAAACAAGCACTCACATTTGATTGTGACAAGCAGGAGTCCTTTATACATTGTGTGAATGTCATTATTAAAAATGCTAAAATTGATTATATAAGAAAAGTTAAAAGTACAAAGTATCAAATATTAAAAGATTCATTGAGTATTGATGAAACAAAAAGTGATTCGGTTAATTTAATAGAGTGTCTAAGAGATGGTCATGGTCAGGATTTTGAAAATCAAATGTTAACAGAATGTTCGCTATCCTATTTGATGGATTCTAATAAACTATCACCTATAGAAACGGACATTCTAAAATTAACGGCACAAGGAAAAACAAAAAAAGAAATATCAAATGAACTAGATGTACCAGTGAAACATATATACAACGCACAATACAGATTAAAAAAGAAACTGAACAAGGCTGAAATTACTTCAGCTTTGTTTGACAATTAG
- a CDS encoding NYN domain-containing protein, producing the protein MKDIYLIIDGYNLIGQSNELSSIAQVSLEEARDKLLITLINYNTQHDGEMIVVFDAYGVEGTESVEFKHGVKVFYTKGKETADSYIERLTYELYRKHITHITVVTSDMSEQHAIFGSGAYRISSREMWSTIANQESVVTKHLSEIKTKTPRNRLNLPDEVLQQFEKWRRNNR; encoded by the coding sequence ATGAAAGATATCTATTTAATTATTGATGGCTATAACTTAATAGGACAATCAAACGAATTGTCTTCCATTGCTCAAGTTTCTTTAGAAGAAGCGAGAGATAAATTGTTAATCACACTTATCAATTATAATACCCAGCATGATGGTGAAATGATTGTTGTTTTTGATGCATATGGTGTAGAAGGTACTGAATCAGTAGAATTTAAGCACGGTGTGAAAGTTTTTTATACGAAAGGGAAAGAAACAGCAGATAGTTATATTGAAAGACTAACGTATGAATTATATCGAAAGCACATTACGCATATTACAGTAGTCACTAGTGATATGAGTGAACAACATGCTATTTTTGGTTCAGGTGCGTATAGAATCTCATCAAGAGAAATGTGGTCAACAATTGCAAATCAAGAATCTGTAGTTACAAAGCACCTATCAGAAATTAAAACTAAGACACCTAGAAATAGATTGAACTTGCCGGATGAAGTATTACAGCAATTTGAAAAATGGAGAAGAAATAATCGATAA
- the rlmB gene encoding 23S rRNA (guanosine(2251)-2'-O)-methyltransferase RlmB, whose amino-acid sequence MDESIIVGRHAVKEAITSGHTINKVLIQGGINKKQIGEILKIAKSEKIVVQTVPKSKIDYLTDVPHQGIAAQIAPYPYKELEDFISETKDIDHVPCLLMLDGLEDPHNLGSIMRTADAIGIDGIIIPKRKSVQLNATVAKASTGAIQHVPVIRVTNLPQTIERLQEVGYWVAGTDAKNATDYRQMDAGMPLVIVIGSEGEGMSRLVKDKCDFYIKLPMVGHVNSLNASVAASLLMYEVYRKRHPIGQS is encoded by the coding sequence ATGGATGAATCGATTATAGTTGGTAGGCATGCAGTCAAAGAAGCGATAACTTCAGGTCATACGATTAATAAAGTATTGATTCAAGGAGGTATCAACAAGAAACAAATTGGTGAAATTTTAAAAATTGCAAAATCTGAAAAAATAGTCGTCCAAACTGTACCTAAATCAAAAATTGACTATTTAACAGATGTTCCACATCAAGGTATTGCTGCTCAAATTGCGCCATATCCATACAAAGAATTAGAAGATTTCATTTCAGAAACTAAAGATATTGACCATGTACCTTGTTTATTGATGTTAGATGGTTTAGAAGATCCACACAATTTAGGTTCAATAATGAGAACAGCTGATGCAATAGGTATTGATGGCATTATCATTCCGAAAAGAAAATCCGTACAGTTAAATGCAACAGTAGCAAAAGCTTCAACAGGTGCCATTCAACATGTTCCAGTTATTCGCGTGACGAATTTACCGCAAACAATTGAAAGACTTCAAGAAGTAGGATATTGGGTCGCAGGTACAGATGCAAAGAATGCGACTGATTATAGACAAATGGATGCTGGAATGCCACTTGTTATCGTTATAGGCAGTGAAGGCGAAGGTATGAGTCGATTAGTGAAAGATAAGTGTGATTTTTATATTAAATTACCAATGGTTGGACACGTTAATAGCTTAAATGCTTCTGTTGCAGCAAGTCTGCTTATGTATGAAGTATATAGAAAAAGACATCCAATAGGACAATCATAA
- a CDS encoding Mini-ribonuclease 3: protein MLNPLSLAYMGDSILDTYVRKHIILKIKGKPNRLHQLSKQYVSAKGQAYALNILMENEFFTEEELEIIQRGRNAKSCTKAKNTDIQTYRKSSAIEAVVGYLFLIDETERLEELVNKMIEITEERVGANG, encoded by the coding sequence ATGTTAAATCCGTTATCCTTAGCTTACATGGGTGATTCGATATTAGATACGTATGTCAGAAAGCATATTATCCTTAAAATAAAAGGGAAACCTAATCGATTACATCAATTGTCTAAACAATATGTTTCTGCAAAGGGACAAGCATATGCACTTAATATTTTGATGGAGAATGAATTTTTTACAGAAGAAGAATTAGAAATTATTCAACGAGGTCGTAACGCAAAGAGTTGTACGAAAGCGAAGAATACGGATATACAAACGTATAGAAAAAGTTCAGCGATCGAAGCGGTCGTTGGTTATTTATTCTTAATAGATGAAACAGAACGTTTGGAAGAACTCGTTAATAAAATGATTGAAATAACAGAAGAAAGGGTGGGAGCCAATGGATGA